A single window of Vanessa tameamea isolate UH-Manoa-2023 chromosome 5, ilVanTame1 primary haplotype, whole genome shotgun sequence DNA harbors:
- the LOC113392804 gene encoding very-long-chain (3R)-3-hydroxyacyl-CoA dehydratase hpo-8 yields the protein MSAKPIKKTNSSEPSALGKIYLIAYNAIQTLGWSYLLLQSVTYFLDRGTLDNYWKEVKWTIIIFQTAALLEVLHAAIRLVPSSVIVVLMQVYSRVFLVFGVLLATNGATVSPGLPLCVLAWSITEIIRYAYYAFNLLNTVPQMLLFFRYSTFLVLYPLGITGELLCMYHSLDEISEKQLFTISMPNKWNFIFNYYYFLVFYMLLYIPLFPVLFGHMQKQRRKMLGDGSKKSA from the exons atgtcagCAAAACctataaagaaaacaaatagtTCGGAGCCATCGGCTTTGGGGAAGATTTACCTCATAGCCTACAATGCTATACAAACATTGGG GTGGTCCTACTTGTTATTGCAGTCGGTGACATACTTTTTAGACCGCGGTACATTGGATAATTATTGGAAAGAAGTGAAATGGACAATAATCATATTCCAGACAGCGGCATTGTTAGAG gtattaCACGCCGCGATACGACTGGTCCCTTCCAGCGTGATCGTCGTGTTGATGCAGGTGTATTCACGGGTTTTCCTCGTGTTCGGAGTCTTGCTGGCCACTAATGGCGCTACAGTCAGCCCCGGCTTACCACTCTGTGTCTTAGCTTGGTCCATAACAGAAATAATACGTTACGCGTACTACGCTTTCAACTTGTTAAACACCGTACCACAGATGCTATTATTCTTCAG atattcaACGTTTCTCGTGCTGTATCCTCTCGGCATAACCGGAGAACTTCTATGCATGTATCACTCCTTAGATGAAATATCAGAAAAACAATTATTCACCATATCTATGCCTAACAAGTGGaactttatctttaattattattatttcttagtatTCTACATGCTATTATACATCCCGCTGTTTCCAGTTCTCTTCGGTCATATGCAGAAACAAAGAAGAAAAATGTTAGGCGATGGTTCGAAAAAATCtgcataa
- the Rpl30 gene encoding large ribosomal subunit protein eL30, with amino-acid sequence MVAAKKQKKTIESINSRLALVMKSGKYCLGYKQTLKTLRQGKAKLVIIAKNAPPLRKSEIEYYALLAKTGVHHYSGNNIELGTACGKYYRVCTLAITDPGDSDIITTLPEATA; translated from the exons ATGGTCGCGGCTAAGAAACAA aaaaagacCATCGAGTCTATTAACTCTCGGTTGGCTCTGGTGATGAAATCAGGAAAATACTGCCTGGGTTACAAGCAAACACTCAAGACTTTACGTCAAGGCAAAGCTAAACTGGTCATCATCGCCAAGAATGCTCCACCTCTAAG GAAATCGGAAATTGAATACTACGCTCTATTAGCCAAAACTGGAGTCCATCATTACAGTGGTAACAACATTGAGTTAGGCACAGCATGCGGAAAGTACTACAGAGTATGCACTCTGGCCATCACTGACCCTGGAGACTCTGACATTATCACAACACTGCCTGAGGCAACAgcatag